A stretch of Synechococcus sp. WH 8020 DNA encodes these proteins:
- a CDS encoding precorrin-2 C(20)-methyltransferase, with protein MPHALQLIGVGPGDPELLTIAAVRAIETADVVAYPVARADADGMAWTIASRWTRSSQRRLPLVFPMVAEAEPRLQAWRHAADSLASELRRGLSVVLLCEGDASLFATSSYVQLALRKQHPDLTLKLIPGIPAVCAAAAASAEMAMDWPLALQQDGVLIRPCPDRESDLERLLDSAGSNSMVLALIKLGQRWPWVRACLERRQLLEGSLFAQRVGWPDQVLARANEIPAESRPYFSLLLIRQTWPGVLP; from the coding sequence GTGCCTCATGCGCTGCAATTGATCGGAGTGGGCCCTGGTGATCCAGAGCTTCTCACCATTGCTGCTGTTCGCGCGATTGAAACCGCCGATGTAGTGGCCTACCCCGTCGCACGTGCCGATGCCGATGGAATGGCTTGGACCATTGCTTCTCGCTGGACGCGATCTAGTCAGCGGCGACTGCCTCTGGTTTTTCCGATGGTGGCGGAAGCCGAGCCACGGTTGCAGGCTTGGCGGCATGCTGCCGATTCGTTGGCGTCCGAGCTGCGCCGAGGTTTGTCGGTGGTTTTGCTCTGTGAAGGTGATGCTTCTCTGTTTGCTACGAGTAGCTATGTGCAGCTGGCGCTGCGCAAGCAGCACCCTGATCTCACGCTCAAGTTGATTCCAGGTATTCCGGCGGTTTGTGCCGCAGCCGCTGCGAGTGCAGAGATGGCGATGGATTGGCCCCTTGCCTTGCAGCAAGACGGGGTGTTGATTCGTCCTTGCCCAGACCGTGAATCAGATCTGGAGCGATTGCTTGACTCAGCTGGGTCCAACTCCATGGTGTTGGCCTTGATCAAGTTGGGTCAGCGATGGCCATGGGTTCGGGCCTGTCTGGAGAGGCGTCAGCTGCTTGAGGGCTCCCTGTTCGCGCAACGGGTGGGGTGGCCTGATCAGGTCTTGGCACGTGCCAACGAGATTCCCGCTGAGTCGAGACCCTATTTTTCACTGCTTCTCATTCGGCAGACTTGGCCTGGGGTATTGCCTTGA
- a CDS encoding DUF4079 domain-containing protein gives MAWGIALTESASFLTSLNWLGLVHPVLMILFVYPVVGATIRLGILARERRLDLNPIAPTVPVEHADHGRWVTGGMVLAVLVALFHNALAGGMQSDQMLGFLLAVIGAAAAYVALLGAKGVIAKMLWAAACWFTLILIASQPALLQWRQAYPTAVWQSHLWGGSALIALMLAAVVMQKQIAGRLWMRRLHVSMNVVVALLLATQAITGTRDLFMR, from the coding sequence TTGGCCTGGGGTATTGCCTTGACAGAAAGCGCTTCGTTTCTCACGTCCTTGAATTGGCTTGGGTTGGTTCACCCCGTCTTGATGATTTTGTTTGTCTATCCGGTGGTGGGTGCCACGATTCGGTTGGGGATTTTGGCGCGCGAGCGGCGGCTGGATCTCAATCCGATTGCACCAACGGTTCCGGTGGAACATGCCGATCACGGGCGTTGGGTCACCGGGGGCATGGTCTTGGCGGTGTTGGTGGCGTTGTTTCACAACGCACTGGCTGGAGGGATGCAGTCTGATCAGATGCTGGGTTTTTTGCTGGCTGTAATTGGTGCTGCAGCGGCTTACGTGGCGTTGTTAGGTGCCAAAGGAGTGATCGCAAAGATGTTGTGGGCAGCAGCCTGTTGGTTCACCCTGATCCTGATTGCCTCACAGCCTGCCTTGCTCCAGTGGCGTCAGGCCTACCCAACAGCGGTTTGGCAGTCGCATCTTTGGGGTGGTTCAGCTCTCATCGCCCTCATGTTGGCTGCCGTGGTGATGCAGAAGCAGATTGCTGGTCGGCTCTGGATGCGACGGCTGCATGTGTCGATGAATGTTGTTGTTGCTTTGTTGCTAGCCACGCAGGCAATCACGGGGACGCGGGATCTTTTCATGCGCTGA
- a CDS encoding glycosyltransferase family 2 protein, whose translation MNALLLLLLLWPLWLIRRPEQDTPIWGRRSLILLISLFTFRYLIWRVTSSLNFDSRLSITLSMLLLLAEAWLLLVGLVPLWLAWRRFPDRRFEINDRQKRWAESGWEPHVDILVPTYGEPIKVLERALIGCTNLSYPHTKVWVLDDSGRQEVKALATELGCRYLHRAERVNAKAGNLNHGLRHCRGELIAVFDADFIPQRTFLDRSIGFLLEPEVALIQTPQTFINADPVMRNLGMENWLLSDEESFYRWIQPVRDGWGAVVCAGTSFVVKRKALDQIGGFVEQAISEDFVTGISLTRQHWRLLYLQEKLSAGLAAETMADFVHQRQRWASGTLQSLRLSSGPLRRQGLSLGQRIAYLEGVMHWFNNVPRLVLMLMPLSYGLLGIIPILLNSQAALTLLLPLWSLQVLSLGWLNRGSRTAFLSELTGWVLTVPLTVTVLANLIGRIGGFRVTPKHQRRDRGSYSAELLLPLLALVLFNLVNLYGLLSNASDLPAQLLAGRPVGLVWGVINLLSLIVAIRACWDPAAQDLSPWQKLKTEAWIEDDGGHRYPCCITSLSESGARITYSCSPLPWVASSRLRWCQELPALPVNLMHTTETEALLHWGHLPRQERYALIRWLFCRPGCWVDRQAPQEGRALLALVRRLIAPPKSSPFNPSLIPQHSPTLQTSAHEKIPRPRDCLRG comes from the coding sequence ATGAATGCGTTGTTGCTTCTGCTGCTGCTCTGGCCGCTCTGGCTGATCCGTCGCCCCGAACAAGACACCCCGATCTGGGGACGGCGCAGCCTGATCCTGCTGATCAGTCTGTTCACCTTTCGCTATTTGATCTGGAGAGTGACCTCCAGCCTCAACTTCGATAGTCGCTTATCGATCACCCTCAGCATGCTGCTCCTGCTCGCTGAGGCCTGGTTGCTGCTCGTTGGATTGGTACCGCTCTGGCTGGCTTGGAGGAGGTTCCCCGATCGCCGCTTCGAGATCAATGACCGACAAAAGCGCTGGGCTGAAAGCGGCTGGGAACCACACGTGGACATCTTGGTTCCCACCTATGGCGAGCCCATCAAGGTGCTCGAACGAGCCCTAATTGGCTGCACAAACTTGTCCTATCCCCACACCAAGGTGTGGGTTCTCGACGACAGCGGTCGTCAAGAGGTGAAAGCGCTCGCTACCGAGCTCGGGTGTCGTTACTTGCACCGAGCGGAGCGCGTCAATGCCAAGGCCGGCAATCTCAACCATGGTTTGCGCCACTGCCGAGGAGAGCTGATTGCCGTCTTCGACGCCGACTTCATTCCCCAACGCACCTTTCTTGATCGCAGCATTGGATTCCTTCTCGAACCTGAGGTTGCGCTCATTCAGACCCCTCAAACCTTCATCAACGCCGACCCAGTGATGCGCAATCTGGGGATGGAAAACTGGCTTTTATCTGATGAAGAAAGTTTCTACCGCTGGATTCAACCGGTCCGGGATGGCTGGGGGGCCGTGGTGTGTGCAGGCACATCGTTTGTGGTGAAACGGAAAGCACTCGACCAAATCGGTGGCTTCGTGGAACAAGCCATCTCTGAGGATTTCGTGACCGGCATCAGCCTGACCCGTCAGCACTGGCGACTGCTTTATCTGCAGGAAAAGCTCAGCGCTGGCTTGGCAGCGGAAACGATGGCTGATTTCGTGCACCAGCGCCAACGCTGGGCCTCTGGCACGTTGCAAAGCCTCAGACTCAGCAGCGGCCCCTTGCGTCGTCAAGGGTTATCGCTTGGGCAACGCATCGCTTACCTCGAGGGCGTGATGCATTGGTTCAACAACGTGCCAAGGCTAGTGCTGATGCTGATGCCACTCAGCTACGGCCTTCTGGGCATCATCCCGATCTTGCTCAACAGCCAAGCCGCATTGACCTTGCTCCTACCGCTTTGGAGTTTGCAAGTGTTGAGCCTCGGCTGGTTAAACCGTGGGTCACGAACAGCTTTTTTGAGCGAACTCACTGGCTGGGTGCTCACCGTTCCGCTCACCGTGACCGTGCTGGCCAACCTGATTGGACGCATCGGTGGATTTCGGGTGACCCCCAAGCATCAGCGCCGTGATCGCGGAAGCTACAGCGCGGAGCTGCTGCTACCACTGTTGGCCCTAGTGCTGTTCAATCTGGTGAACCTCTACGGGCTGCTCTCCAACGCCAGCGATCTGCCAGCTCAGCTGCTCGCCGGCCGTCCGGTCGGCTTGGTGTGGGGCGTGATCAATCTGCTCAGTTTGATCGTGGCGATTCGTGCCTGCTGGGACCCTGCCGCACAGGACCTCTCCCCGTGGCAAAAGCTCAAAACAGAAGCCTGGATCGAAGACGACGGGGGGCACCGTTACCCCTGCTGCATTACGTCCTTAAGCGAAAGCGGCGCCAGGATCACCTACTCCTGTTCGCCCTTGCCATGGGTTGCCAGTTCCAGGCTGCGCTGGTGCCAAGAGCTGCCGGCTTTACCAGTGAACTTGATGCACACAACAGAGACAGAAGCCCTTCTCCACTGGGGACACTTGCCGCGGCAAGAGCGCTATGCCCTGATCCGTTGGCTGTTTTGCCGGCCGGGATGCTGGGTTGATCGGCAGGCACCTCAGGAAGGCCGTGCCTTGCTGGCCCTAGTCCGGCGACTGATCGCACCACCAAAGAGCAGCCCCTTCAACCCGAGCCTGATCCCGCAGCACTCGCCCACACTCCAAACCTCAGCGCATGAAAAGATCCCGCGTCCCCGTGATTGCCTGCGTGGCTAG
- the dusB gene encoding tRNA dihydrouridine synthase DusB: MPLKIQGRLLERQLRCRALQSPLAGVSDRIFRQLVRRWAPDALLFTEMVNATSLELGHGQLKMDGLQDETGPIGVQLFDHHPDAMADAARRAADAGAFLIDINMGCPVRKIARKGGGSGLIRDPDLACRIVDTVVAAVGLPVTVKTRLGWCGEHNAVGAEAAVNWCRRLEEAGARMLTLHGRTREQRFSGTADWNAIAAVKAALSIPVIANGDVNSPEKALRCLRITGADGVMVGRGSMGAPWLVGQIDAALSDRPIPATPAPMARLALAKEQLLALIEARGDHGLLIARKHMSWTCTGFQGASQFRQQLMRAPTPATALDLLDQQMQRME; encoded by the coding sequence ATGCCGCTGAAGATTCAGGGTCGACTTTTAGAGCGACAACTCAGATGCCGCGCACTGCAATCCCCTCTCGCTGGCGTCAGCGATCGGATTTTTAGGCAACTGGTGCGCCGCTGGGCTCCCGATGCATTGCTATTTACCGAAATGGTGAATGCCACCAGCCTTGAATTGGGCCACGGACAACTCAAGATGGACGGTCTGCAGGACGAAACAGGGCCCATCGGGGTACAGCTGTTTGATCACCATCCCGACGCCATGGCCGATGCAGCCCGTCGTGCGGCCGATGCCGGGGCCTTTCTGATCGACATCAATATGGGCTGTCCTGTACGCAAAATCGCCCGAAAAGGCGGTGGCAGCGGTCTGATTCGTGACCCGGATCTGGCTTGCAGAATTGTCGACACCGTAGTGGCCGCAGTGGGACTTCCGGTCACGGTGAAAACCCGTCTCGGCTGGTGTGGTGAACACAACGCTGTAGGGGCTGAGGCCGCCGTGAACTGGTGCCGACGCCTGGAGGAGGCAGGGGCGCGAATGCTGACGCTCCACGGGCGCACGAGAGAGCAACGCTTCAGCGGCACTGCGGATTGGAACGCCATTGCCGCTGTCAAAGCAGCCCTCAGCATTCCCGTGATCGCCAATGGGGATGTCAACAGCCCTGAGAAAGCACTGCGTTGTTTGCGCATCACCGGCGCCGATGGCGTGATGGTGGGTCGCGGAAGCATGGGTGCCCCTTGGCTTGTGGGCCAAATCGATGCAGCACTCAGTGATCGACCGATTCCAGCCACACCCGCACCGATGGCGCGCTTAGCCCTCGCCAAGGAGCAACTCCTGGCGCTGATCGAGGCTCGTGGAGATCACGGCCTCTTGATTGCCCGGAAACACATGAGCTGGACCTGCACTGGCTTCCAGGGCGCATCCCAGTTTCGGCAACAGCTGATGCGCGCGCCCACGCCCGCCACGGCCCTTGATTTGCTCGATCAACAGATGCAGCGAATGGAATGA
- a CDS encoding DUF1823 family protein, translating to MPPTPWPLSRLLLDRILDDRVSDRFVAERVWERLGYQPDGEGLIWLAGPETPSAWREAFPQAPEVISIRPASVQLTRSIPREHKQLLKEQLKFAGYRIGELYPRRTRRATAVNWLLAWLASHEQVLEEEGPLPLLLDPPLNPVSGHPGDLPVR from the coding sequence ATGCCCCCTACCCCTTGGCCGCTTAGCCGCTTGTTGTTGGATCGAATCCTGGACGACCGAGTGAGTGATCGCTTTGTGGCAGAGCGGGTTTGGGAGCGCTTGGGGTACCAGCCGGATGGGGAGGGACTGATCTGGCTGGCTGGGCCTGAGACACCCTCGGCGTGGCGAGAGGCGTTCCCCCAGGCCCCCGAAGTGATCAGTATTCGCCCCGCCTCCGTGCAACTCACCCGCTCGATTCCACGCGAGCACAAACAGCTATTGAAAGAGCAGTTGAAGTTTGCCGGGTATCGAATCGGGGAGCTTTACCCACGGCGAACGCGTCGGGCTACTGCCGTGAATTGGCTTCTGGCTTGGCTGGCATCCCATGAGCAAGTGCTGGAGGAGGAGGGACCCTTGCCATTGCTGCTCGATCCGCCGCTCAACCCAGTGAGCGGCCATCCCGGTGATCTCCCTGTGCGTTGA
- a CDS encoding DUF3104 domain-containing protein: MAEAKAPAFLNVKPGDYVIIQAEQRVALEPDANWWMGQVVFCEGGARDPRVNTMFQIANVDDGCILWVNADEVTHVVRSFDELTLNV, from the coding sequence ATGGCTGAAGCGAAGGCTCCAGCGTTCCTGAACGTCAAGCCTGGTGACTACGTGATCATCCAGGCAGAGCAACGGGTCGCCTTGGAACCCGATGCCAATTGGTGGATGGGACAAGTCGTCTTCTGCGAAGGGGGCGCTAGAGACCCAAGAGTGAACACGATGTTCCAGATCGCCAACGTGGATGACGGCTGCATCCTCTGGGTCAACGCGGATGAAGTCACGCATGTCGTCAGGTCCTTCGATGAGCTGACGCTCAACGTTTGA
- a CDS encoding L,D-transpeptidase codes for MLELIATLVVDLSDQTLTVLNEQAQTVRVIPVSTGKASSPTPTGHASVLTKYRSVTMRGRTYVSPDVPYAMCITANEAICMHAAPWQEDAGQSFGVPRSHGCVRMPTQQARWLFENTPKGTKVIIQA; via the coding sequence ATGCTTGAGCTCATTGCAACGCTCGTGGTCGATCTCTCCGATCAGACCCTCACAGTGCTTAACGAGCAAGCGCAAACCGTCCGAGTGATTCCCGTGAGCACGGGCAAAGCCTCGTCCCCCACCCCCACGGGCCATGCCTCCGTGCTCACGAAGTACCGCTCGGTGACGATGCGGGGGCGCACCTATGTCTCTCCCGACGTGCCCTACGCCATGTGCATCACTGCCAACGAGGCCATTTGCATGCACGCTGCTCCCTGGCAAGAAGACGCTGGCCAGTCCTTTGGCGTGCCCAGGAGCCACGGTTGCGTGCGCATGCCGACTCAACAGGCTCGCTGGCTGTTCGAAAACACACCCAAAGGCACCAAGGTCATCATCCAGGCCTAA